A genomic region of Desulfosarcina ovata subsp. ovata contains the following coding sequences:
- the gdhA gene encoding NADP-specific glutamate dehydrogenase — MSDIPQNTVVRDPNENEFLQAVSDVMSSVRPVLDQTPEYRHHGVVERLVEPERIITFRVPWMDDMGQVKVNRGFRVEMNSAIGPYKGGLRFHPSVNQSILKFLAFEHVFKNALTTLPLGGGAGGTDFEPKGKSDAEIMRFCQSFMAELFRHIGASTDVPEGDIGVGAREIGYLFGMYRKLNNQFSGVLTGKGLGWGGSLIRPEAAGFGCVYFAAQMLATRNDTLKGKTCLVSGAGNVAQATCRKLIEMGAKILTLSDSSGHIFDEQGIDAQKLDFVKRLKNIRRGRISEYVDEYPDAVYTPATPDQDENPLWRHRAQCIFPCATQNEIGKQDAYHLINNNVKLVCEGASMPCTTEAQEIFIDKGLLYAPSKAANAGGVAVSGLELTQNSIRLSWLGEEVDSRLKIIMKSIHDTCLSAAETYGHPRNYLVGANISGFVKVADAMIDQGVI; from the coding sequence ATGTCCGACATTCCCCAAAATACAGTCGTCCGAGATCCCAATGAAAATGAATTTCTTCAGGCGGTTAGCGATGTAATGAGCAGCGTCAGGCCGGTACTCGACCAAACGCCCGAGTATCGCCACCACGGCGTCGTGGAGCGCCTCGTTGAACCCGAACGCATCATCACCTTCCGCGTCCCCTGGATGGACGACATGGGTCAGGTCAAGGTCAACCGTGGATTTCGCGTGGAGATGAACAGCGCCATCGGCCCCTATAAGGGTGGACTGCGCTTTCATCCTTCAGTCAATCAGAGCATTCTGAAATTCCTGGCCTTCGAGCATGTCTTCAAAAATGCGCTCACCACCCTGCCCCTGGGCGGCGGCGCCGGCGGAACGGATTTCGAACCCAAGGGGAAATCGGATGCCGAGATCATGCGGTTTTGCCAGAGCTTCATGGCGGAGCTGTTCCGGCATATTGGTGCCAGTACCGACGTACCCGAGGGCGACATCGGTGTGGGGGCCCGTGAAATCGGCTACCTGTTCGGTATGTATCGTAAACTGAACAATCAATTCAGCGGGGTGCTCACCGGTAAAGGGCTTGGCTGGGGAGGCAGCCTGATCCGACCGGAAGCCGCCGGATTTGGTTGCGTCTATTTTGCCGCCCAGATGCTAGCCACCCGCAACGACACCCTGAAAGGCAAAACCTGCCTGGTCTCCGGGGCGGGGAATGTGGCCCAGGCCACCTGCCGCAAATTGATCGAGATGGGTGCCAAGATACTCACCCTCTCGGATTCATCGGGCCATATCTTTGATGAACAGGGCATCGATGCTCAGAAACTGGATTTCGTCAAACGGCTGAAGAACATCCGTCGCGGTCGCATCAGTGAGTACGTGGATGAATATCCGGATGCGGTCTACACGCCGGCGACCCCGGACCAGGACGAGAACCCCCTGTGGCGGCACCGTGCCCAGTGTATTTTCCCCTGCGCCACCCAGAATGAAATCGGCAAACAGGATGCCTATCACCTGATCAACAACAATGTGAAGCTGGTCTGCGAAGGCGCCAGTATGCCCTGCACCACGGAAGCCCAGGAAATCTTCATCGACAAAGGCCTTCTCTACGCCCCCAGTAAAGCGGCCAATGCCGGTGGCGTGGCGGTGTCCGGCCTGGAGCTGACCCAGAACAGCATCCGCCTGAGCTGGCTGGGCGAGGAAGTGGACAGCCGATTGAAAATTATTATGAAAAGCATCCACGACACCTGTCTCTCGGCAGCCGAAACCTACGGCCATCCGCGCAACTACCTGGTGGGAGCCAACATCTCCGGTTTTGTAAAGGTGGCCGACGCAATGATCGATCAGGGCGTGATTTAG
- a CDS encoding flagellar biosynthesis anti-sigma factor FlgM — protein sequence MKVKGNNLQSKLTVYGAAQIQEFRPENREIKKSAKASSDMDWVDLSGQGQMVADAQRAIALIPDVRVPLVSQIQNDLQDGAYVFDHMKSAESMLRESFENQAALMYLM from the coding sequence ATGAAAGTCAAAGGCAATAACCTGCAATCCAAACTCACTGTGTACGGAGCGGCACAAATTCAGGAATTCCGCCCGGAAAACAGGGAAATCAAAAAAAGCGCGAAGGCGTCATCCGATATGGACTGGGTGGATTTGAGCGGTCAGGGGCAAATGGTCGCCGATGCCCAGCGGGCGATCGCCTTGATACCGGATGTACGGGTTCCGCTGGTCAGTCAGATTCAGAACGATCTTCAGGATGGGGCGTATGTGTTTGATCACATGAAATCCGCCGAGAGCATGCTTCGCGAATCCTTCGAAAACCAGGCTGCCTTGATGTACCTGATGTAG
- a CDS encoding response regulator gives MSTTPTDVSTVSSFDDQTSLYDSEIIGNDDACRYRTAWKEPPLSVWRRAGQYTALLTIAITAATVPFFPATAWGPLALALGLVCLCIWVVANRLEVGNLTRSLKAQEDLASHLREELDTRHHNARLVQEISLAGADILEIGTFLQTVLDSMARNLDFSRGMIVLCQDACRHLKHRANYGFSQPDQQVLDPLELELNTDDTENPFVQALNHGRPVFLEGIHHHNQNLSPSTLNVFEQLNIVSLIGVPLRHKDDPLGLIIVDARDGKKNRTASDIHLLMGIAAQVATGIVNARAYTQLQESEARYRLVTENVTDVIWIFDFQDLKITYISPSVEKMLGYTPDEIMGLPMDRYLTPDSCDKVAAILSTTLNPAYGEKTSSPCNAVNMELEKVHKDGTIVPIEMIANFLTDENGSPNAVLGISRDLSRRKQYEKARHEDETRRQQAKKMESLGTMAGSIAHNFNNLLMVVLGNLELAKEELNISQPPLLNVQRAINASQRAADLSSMMLTYVGQLKKESVPVDLSQVAGQVLENMDETTMANVNLDLDLADPMPLIAADAGQMRQIVSGFVTNAIEALGNKPGRVRISTGAMHCDDHFLADTYLNDGICEGMYAFAEVADTGCGMDTETLSKAFDPFFSTKFTGRGLGLAAVLGIIRSHNGAIRVHSVKNEGSVFTALFPIQGISHHRRHSEAETVESPSTGKTVLLVDDETMVMDIGHQFLERLGYTVKTASSGQAALDIFRQAADSIDCLLLDFSMPDMNGLETLQHIKKIGSTARIIVTSGYTWQQIEDRFAQIGLPDGFIQKPFEIKKLKETLGRVLADTDDRAHGGGNH, from the coding sequence ATGTCCACCACACCAACTGATGTATCCACTGTATCCTCATTCGATGACCAAACGTCGCTGTACGACAGTGAAATCATCGGGAATGATGACGCCTGCCGCTACCGGACCGCCTGGAAAGAGCCCCCCTTAAGCGTATGGAGACGGGCCGGACAATATACCGCCCTGCTGACCATCGCAATCACCGCCGCAACGGTCCCTTTTTTCCCGGCAACGGCGTGGGGCCCCCTTGCGCTGGCCCTGGGTCTCGTCTGTCTATGCATATGGGTGGTCGCCAACCGACTGGAAGTCGGCAACCTGACCCGATCTCTCAAAGCGCAGGAAGATCTCGCCAGCCATCTTCGGGAAGAGCTCGATACGCGCCATCACAATGCCCGCCTGGTTCAGGAAATCAGCCTTGCCGGTGCTGATATATTGGAGATCGGCACCTTTCTGCAGACCGTACTCGACTCCATGGCGCGTAACCTCGATTTCAGCCGGGGCATGATTGTCCTTTGCCAGGATGCCTGCCGACACCTGAAGCACAGGGCCAACTACGGTTTCTCACAGCCGGACCAACAAGTTCTGGATCCGCTGGAACTCGAACTCAACACCGACGACACCGAGAATCCCTTCGTTCAGGCGCTGAACCATGGCCGGCCGGTTTTTCTGGAGGGCATCCACCATCACAACCAGAATCTCAGTCCGTCAACGCTTAACGTTTTTGAACAGCTCAATATCGTCTCGCTGATCGGTGTGCCATTACGGCATAAAGACGACCCCCTTGGTCTGATTATTGTCGACGCCCGGGACGGCAAAAAAAACCGGACTGCCAGCGATATCCATCTGCTGATGGGCATTGCCGCCCAGGTGGCCACCGGCATTGTCAATGCCAGGGCCTATACGCAACTCCAGGAAAGCGAAGCCCGTTACCGCCTGGTAACGGAAAACGTCACGGACGTAATCTGGATCTTCGATTTTCAGGACCTGAAAATCACCTATATCAGTCCTTCCGTGGAAAAGATGCTGGGGTACACACCGGATGAAATCATGGGCCTTCCCATGGATCGATACCTGACACCGGATTCCTGTGATAAGGTAGCCGCCATCTTATCCACGACACTAAATCCCGCTTACGGGGAGAAAACCAGCTCCCCGTGCAACGCCGTCAATATGGAACTGGAAAAGGTGCACAAAGATGGCACGATTGTCCCCATCGAAATGATCGCCAATTTTCTGACCGATGAAAACGGCAGCCCCAATGCGGTGCTCGGTATTTCCCGGGACCTATCCCGGCGAAAACAATATGAAAAAGCCCGCCATGAGGACGAAACCCGGCGCCAGCAGGCCAAAAAAATGGAGAGCCTCGGCACCATGGCTGGCTCCATTGCGCACAATTTCAATAACCTGTTGATGGTGGTGTTGGGAAACCTGGAGTTGGCCAAAGAGGAACTCAATATATCACAGCCACCCCTGCTCAATGTTCAGCGAGCCATCAATGCATCCCAACGGGCTGCCGATCTGAGCAGTATGATGCTGACCTATGTGGGCCAACTGAAAAAAGAGAGTGTCCCGGTGGACCTCTCCCAGGTGGCCGGCCAGGTTCTGGAAAATATGGATGAAACAACCATGGCCAATGTGAATCTGGACCTGGATCTGGCCGATCCCATGCCCTTAATTGCCGCCGATGCCGGTCAGATGCGCCAGATCGTATCCGGATTTGTGACCAATGCCATTGAAGCCCTTGGTAACAAACCGGGACGGGTGCGCATCTCTACCGGTGCCATGCACTGCGACGACCATTTCCTGGCAGACACCTACCTTAACGATGGCATCTGTGAAGGCATGTACGCCTTCGCCGAAGTTGCCGACACGGGCTGCGGTATGGATACGGAAACCTTGAGCAAGGCGTTCGATCCCTTTTTCTCCACAAAATTCACCGGCCGTGGACTGGGTTTGGCAGCCGTACTGGGTATTATCCGCTCCCACAACGGGGCGATCCGGGTTCACAGCGTAAAAAATGAGGGCTCCGTGTTTACCGCCCTGTTTCCCATCCAGGGGATCTCCCACCACCGGCGCCATTCTGAAGCGGAAACCGTGGAATCGCCATCGACGGGCAAAACGGTTCTCCTGGTGGACGATGAAACCATGGTAATGGATATCGGCCATCAATTCCTTGAACGCCTAGGGTATACAGTTAAAACGGCTTCAAGCGGTCAGGCGGCACTGGACATCTTCCGGCAAGCCGCCGATTCGATCGACTGTCTGTTGTTGGATTTTTCCATGCCGGACATGAATGGCCTAGAGACCCTGCAACACATTAAAAAAATCGGCTCCACGGCACGCATTATCGTGACCAGCGGCTACACCTGGCAGCAGATAGAGGACCGTTTCGCACAAATCGGCCTGCCGGACGGGTTTATCCAGAAGCCGTTTGAGATTAAAAAACTAAAGGAAACGCTGGGCCGGGTATTGGCAGACACCGATGATCGCGCGCACGGAGGGGGAAACCATTGA
- a CDS encoding insulinase family protein, whose product MQTEQDTNNPGLAAGSRVGGYTVNTVTYLKDIHAWLYQLAHDTSGTRHIHISNADRENTFGVAFKTVPEDSTGVAHILEHTVLCGSARFPVRDPFFSMLKRSLSTFMNAFTASDWTMYPFSTQNRKDFYNLMDVYLDAAFFPNIDELSFKQEGHRLDFDDDGDDPKLVYKGVVYNEMKGAMSSPDQVMVRSLLNALYPDTTYRNNSGGDPAEIPTLTHAQLKAFHARHYHPSNAYFYTYGNLPLADHLAFIEKRVLARFTRIDPKTDVPQQPRWTTPRTTTYAYPLDRNEDPIKKYQACVAWLLTDIRDTFEMLVAAVIEQVLIGNAASPLRKALMDSQLGTALSDGTGFEAENRDTMFAVGLKDVTETDAPAIETIIFDVLKRLADGGIDPELVESAIHQIEFHRKEITNSPYPYGIKLLISITASWLHGGDPERILQLDADLERLRQALSGDRFLETKIREYFLDNPHRVRFTLAPDQEMAEKERQRVESELAERLSRLKENDRTRIRSDAAALEKLQEAHEDLTRLPTLERTDIPPAVASVAFTPGVFQPPVWAYDQPTSGIFYFTGGLGAGTIDNRLLPLVPFFCYCASKMGTSACDYARMARRIDLYTGGVGFSANARTRFDDNGDCLPFVSFTGKCLNRNLDHLFAIIHELTTQLDFADHPRLRQLILEYRAGLEAAVVHNGHRLAISLSARNFSAANHLQELWGGVHQLHAIKQVASETAEGDLSHLAADLKAIGRRLFCRDNIELALIGETEMLTHAETPMGNLTGALAAGGKPGFVSPPVTVPKGLPTEGWSTSTAVSFVAQTFATVRLGHPDSPALAVMAKILRSLYLHREIREKGGAYGGFALYNAEDGLFSFGSYRDPHIENTLRVYDGAADFICSGDYAEEDVKEAILQVCSEIDKPDPPGPASRKAFFRRMIGLSDETRLANKQNLLELDKKTVVAAAERYFSDRAIPKAVAVISSRDRLEAVNNGPGNRQLHLHTV is encoded by the coding sequence ATGCAAACCGAACAAGACACGAATAACCCCGGCCTTGCGGCCGGCAGCCGCGTCGGTGGCTACACCGTCAACACGGTCACCTACCTGAAGGATATTCACGCCTGGCTTTACCAGCTGGCCCATGACACATCCGGTACCCGGCACATCCACATCAGCAATGCCGACCGGGAAAACACATTCGGCGTGGCCTTTAAAACCGTGCCCGAAGACTCTACCGGCGTGGCCCACATTCTGGAGCATACGGTGCTGTGCGGATCGGCGCGGTTTCCGGTACGCGATCCCTTTTTCTCCATGCTCAAACGCAGTCTCTCCACCTTCATGAACGCCTTCACCGCCTCGGACTGGACCATGTACCCCTTCTCCACCCAGAATCGCAAAGATTTCTACAACCTGATGGACGTCTATCTGGATGCGGCATTTTTCCCCAACATCGACGAACTGAGTTTCAAACAGGAGGGGCATCGGCTGGACTTTGACGACGATGGCGATGACCCGAAGCTGGTCTACAAAGGGGTGGTCTACAACGAAATGAAAGGGGCCATGTCCTCACCGGATCAAGTGATGGTCCGCTCGCTGCTTAATGCCCTTTATCCGGACACCACGTACCGCAACAACTCCGGCGGGGACCCGGCGGAAATCCCGACACTGACCCATGCCCAGCTCAAGGCGTTTCACGCCCGGCACTACCACCCGAGCAACGCCTATTTTTACACCTACGGCAACCTGCCCCTGGCCGACCACCTGGCTTTTATCGAAAAACGGGTCCTGGCGCGTTTTACCCGCATCGACCCCAAAACCGATGTTCCCCAGCAGCCCCGCTGGACCACGCCCCGCACGACCACCTATGCCTACCCCCTGGACCGGAATGAAGACCCGATTAAAAAATATCAGGCCTGCGTGGCCTGGCTGCTGACCGACATCCGGGATACCTTTGAAATGCTGGTGGCCGCCGTGATCGAGCAGGTGCTCATCGGCAATGCCGCCTCGCCCCTGCGCAAGGCGTTGATGGACAGCCAGTTGGGAACCGCCCTTTCCGACGGCACCGGTTTTGAGGCCGAAAACCGGGACACCATGTTTGCCGTCGGTCTCAAGGACGTGACGGAAACCGATGCACCGGCCATTGAAACCATCATTTTCGACGTTTTGAAACGCCTGGCGGATGGCGGTATCGACCCGGAGCTGGTGGAATCGGCCATTCACCAGATCGAGTTTCACCGCAAAGAGATCACCAACAGCCCTTACCCCTACGGCATCAAACTGCTCATCAGCATCACGGCCAGCTGGCTGCACGGCGGCGACCCGGAGCGCATCCTCCAGTTGGATGCGGACCTCGAACGACTCCGCCAGGCACTCTCCGGAGACCGCTTCCTGGAAACCAAAATCCGGGAATACTTTCTGGACAATCCACACCGGGTGCGGTTTACCCTGGCGCCGGACCAGGAGATGGCCGAAAAGGAACGCCAGCGCGTGGAAAGCGAGTTGGCCGAACGGCTGAGTCGTCTGAAGGAAAACGACCGGACGCGCATTCGCAGTGATGCGGCAGCCCTGGAAAAACTCCAGGAAGCCCACGAAGACCTGACCCGCCTACCCACCCTCGAACGCACGGATATTCCACCGGCGGTGGCGAGCGTCGCGTTCACACCCGGCGTCTTTCAACCGCCGGTATGGGCCTATGATCAACCCACGTCGGGCATTTTCTACTTTACCGGCGGATTGGGCGCGGGCACCATCGATAATCGCCTGCTGCCCCTGGTGCCGTTTTTCTGCTACTGCGCCTCAAAAATGGGCACATCCGCCTGTGATTATGCCCGCATGGCCCGCCGCATCGATCTTTACACCGGCGGCGTCGGATTTTCGGCCAACGCCCGGACCCGCTTTGACGACAATGGGGACTGTCTGCCGTTTGTCTCGTTTACCGGAAAGTGCCTGAACCGCAACCTGGATCATCTGTTTGCGATTATCCATGAACTGACCACCCAGCTCGATTTTGCCGATCACCCCCGGCTTCGCCAGCTGATTCTGGAATACCGCGCCGGCCTGGAAGCAGCGGTGGTTCACAACGGTCATCGACTGGCCATCTCCCTGTCCGCACGAAATTTCTCCGCCGCCAACCACCTCCAAGAGCTGTGGGGAGGCGTTCACCAGTTGCATGCCATCAAGCAGGTGGCATCGGAGACCGCCGAAGGCGATCTTTCCCACTTGGCCGCCGACCTGAAAGCCATCGGCCGGCGCCTGTTCTGCCGCGACAACATTGAACTGGCCCTCATCGGTGAGACGGAAATGCTGACCCACGCCGAAACACCCATGGGAAATCTGACCGGCGCCCTGGCAGCCGGCGGCAAGCCGGGATTTGTCTCCCCTCCGGTGACGGTACCGAAAGGGCTACCCACAGAGGGATGGAGCACCTCCACGGCGGTTTCATTCGTGGCCCAAACCTTTGCCACGGTCCGGCTGGGCCATCCGGACAGCCCGGCCCTGGCAGTCATGGCGAAAATACTGCGCTCACTCTACCTGCACCGTGAGATCCGTGAAAAAGGCGGTGCCTATGGCGGGTTCGCCCTTTACAACGCCGAGGACGGCCTTTTCAGTTTCGGATCCTATCGTGATCCGCACATCGAAAACACGCTCAGGGTCTACGACGGGGCGGCCGACTTTATCTGCTCCGGGGATTACGCCGAAGAGGACGTCAAGGAGGCGATTTTGCAGGTCTGTTCGGAAATCGACAAACCGGATCCGCCCGGACCGGCGTCGCGAAAGGCCTTTTTCCGCCGCATGATCGGCCTCAGCGACGAAACGCGCCTGGCGAACAAGCAGAATCTTCTGGAACTGGATAAAAAAACGGTCGTCGCGGCAGCCGAACGCTACTTTAGCGACCGTGCCATACCCAAAGCCGTAGCCGTTATTTCGAGCCGGGACCGGCTTGAAGCGGTTAACAATGGGCCGGGTAACCGGCAGCTTCACCTACACACCGTCTGA
- a CDS encoding TetR/AcrR family transcriptional regulator — protein MGVKNKVLAANRRKDLLKSAQEIFSQKGLADANISDIARKANIADSIIYHYFINKEDLLFYALADKLDEVERELKLHLSGIRDPVSKLGKMIWHNLYINDLSPHETRVLKDLLFECRSNQNFYSHEGYQALRRYTKIMSDILQQGVNKKIFRSDVDLILVRNMIFGLLDEESLSRFSSQEIDSTLPDFDGIMDLVLSIISCEEAAAKEVVNDDNKEARILKAAVQVFSEKGYNAATMAEIASTANVAEGTIYIYYPSKSDLLFSIPKRRFKWLCESRDEVFNIDCPIRKLRRFTRLLFTTFMGNRDFLRVFLLDIKLNKKFYVSSAYKDYIDYVSILEAILEEGKQRGIFKEKINNRLFRNLFLGTFAHLATRWVMLDNAKPIDMMKSIEDLVSLLCWSVVIDKTALQEIEESVG, from the coding sequence ATGGGTGTAAAAAATAAAGTGTTGGCCGCTAACCGGCGTAAGGATTTACTAAAATCCGCGCAAGAAATTTTTTCACAAAAAGGATTAGCAGATGCCAACATTTCCGATATTGCAAGAAAAGCAAACATAGCAGATTCAATTATTTATCATTATTTCATTAATAAGGAAGACCTGCTTTTTTATGCATTGGCGGATAAACTTGATGAGGTTGAACGTGAATTAAAACTTCATTTATCTGGTATTAGAGATCCGGTTTCTAAGCTCGGAAAAATGATATGGCATAACCTGTATATTAACGATTTGAGCCCACATGAAACTCGAGTTCTAAAAGATCTTCTTTTTGAATGCCGGTCTAACCAAAATTTTTATTCTCATGAAGGCTATCAGGCTCTTAGACGATACACGAAAATCATGTCTGATATATTGCAGCAGGGAGTCAATAAAAAAATTTTCAGGTCTGATGTCGACCTAATATTAGTTAGAAACATGATATTTGGGCTGCTTGATGAAGAGTCCCTTTCTCGTTTCTCTTCACAAGAGATAGACAGTACCTTGCCTGATTTTGACGGTATTATGGATTTGGTGTTGTCAATTATATCGTGTGAAGAAGCAGCGGCAAAGGAGGTTGTTAATGATGACAATAAAGAAGCTCGAATTCTTAAGGCAGCTGTTCAGGTGTTTTCTGAAAAAGGGTACAACGCAGCAACAATGGCTGAAATTGCAAGTACAGCCAATGTTGCGGAAGGAACGATTTATATCTATTATCCAAGTAAAAGTGACTTGCTTTTTTCGATACCGAAAAGACGATTTAAATGGCTATGCGAAAGCCGGGATGAGGTTTTTAACATCGATTGCCCCATAAGAAAGCTTCGCCGATTTACCCGTTTATTATTTACAACATTTATGGGCAACAGGGATTTCTTGCGTGTTTTTCTACTGGATATTAAATTAAATAAAAAATTTTATGTATCCTCAGCATATAAAGATTACATCGATTATGTATCCATCTTAGAAGCAATATTGGAAGAGGGAAAACAACGAGGCATATTTAAAGAAAAAATTAATAATCGATTATTCCGGAATCTTTTTTTAGGAACATTTGCGCATTTGGCAACTCGATGGGTAATGTTAGACAATGCAAAACCCATCGACATGATGAAAAGCATTGAAGACTTGGTATCGTTGTTATGCTGGTCCGTTGTGATAGATAAAACGGCGCTGCAAGAGATTGAAGAGAGCGTCGGATAA
- a CDS encoding (2Fe-2S) ferredoxin domain-containing protein — protein sequence MTADADSTIRAAYQALFDKATARQDAFAQSPLPKIHIGMASCGIASGALETQAAFETALAEQGVEAHIHTVGCMGHCYAEPVVVIDHPDSGFPPILYPKITPDKAKMLVKLFLEEGDLCFEHIMGATVETERIPSVTELARFNREKRVIMNRCGRIDPEQIHEYIADGGYRALLEALCQPPEALIDLIEAAGLRGRGGAGFPTARKWRFARAASGADKRIICNADEGDPGAYMDRTLLESNPHQVIEGMLIAAIAMGATRGLFYVRAEYPLAVRILTQAVEQARQNGVLGKNILGSGIDFDIDLFQGAGVFVCGEETALIRSVEGYRGTPRHRPPFPVQRGLDGRPTVINNVKTLATVAPIVENGADWFRSIGTTDSPGTAVFSVVGNVTQPGLVEVPMGVTLRELIFDICGGIPKKKKFKAVQIGGPSGGCLPADFLDTPVDFDALTRAGAMMGSGGMVVMDEDTCMVDVSRYFLEFTQKESCGKCTFCRIGTRHLLDMLRRLTRGEGREGDIEQLETLSRAIKTGSLCSLGKTAPNPVLTSLTYFCDEYEAHINEGRCPGRVCRPLIAFYIDQEKCAIGCDSCFGCCPVDAIYTTSDRKKGIDQSLCVKCGECMVVCPSVYGAVVKVSPAHLVPVIEQPPDRLTWYRRSSGRRR from the coding sequence ATGACCGCAGATGCCGACAGCACCATCCGAGCAGCCTACCAGGCCCTCTTCGACAAGGCGACCGCCCGGCAGGACGCCTTCGCCCAGAGCCCGCTGCCTAAGATTCATATCGGCATGGCCAGCTGCGGTATCGCCTCTGGTGCCCTTGAAACCCAGGCGGCATTCGAGACGGCCCTGGCCGAGCAGGGCGTCGAGGCCCATATCCACACCGTGGGTTGCATGGGCCACTGCTACGCCGAACCGGTGGTGGTCATCGACCATCCCGATTCGGGTTTTCCGCCGATTCTCTATCCCAAAATAACCCCGGACAAAGCCAAGATGCTGGTCAAACTTTTTCTGGAAGAGGGCGACCTGTGTTTCGAACACATCATGGGCGCGACCGTGGAAACCGAGAGGATTCCATCGGTGACCGAACTCGCCCGTTTTAACCGCGAGAAACGGGTGATCATGAACCGCTGCGGGCGAATCGATCCCGAACAGATCCACGAGTATATCGCCGACGGCGGTTACCGCGCACTGCTCGAGGCCCTGTGCCAGCCGCCTGAAGCCCTGATCGATTTGATCGAGGCCGCCGGCCTCCGGGGGCGCGGCGGGGCCGGGTTTCCCACGGCACGGAAATGGCGTTTCGCCCGGGCGGCTTCGGGGGCAGACAAACGGATCATCTGCAATGCCGACGAGGGCGATCCCGGTGCTTACATGGACCGCACCCTGCTGGAGAGCAACCCCCACCAGGTGATCGAGGGCATGCTCATCGCCGCCATTGCCATGGGTGCCACGCGGGGGCTCTTTTACGTGCGTGCCGAATATCCCCTGGCGGTGCGGATTCTCACCCAGGCCGTCGAGCAGGCCCGTCAAAATGGGGTGTTGGGGAAGAATATTCTGGGCAGCGGCATCGATTTCGACATCGACCTGTTCCAGGGGGCCGGCGTCTTTGTGTGCGGTGAAGAGACCGCCCTGATCCGCTCGGTGGAGGGCTACCGCGGTACGCCCCGGCATCGTCCGCCCTTTCCGGTGCAGCGCGGGCTGGACGGACGCCCCACAGTGATCAACAACGTCAAGACCCTGGCTACCGTGGCACCCATCGTGGAGAATGGGGCCGATTGGTTCCGCAGCATCGGTACCACCGACAGCCCGGGCACGGCGGTCTTTTCCGTGGTGGGTAACGTCACCCAGCCGGGACTGGTGGAGGTTCCCATGGGGGTGACCCTGCGGGAACTGATTTTCGATATCTGCGGCGGCATTCCCAAAAAGAAAAAGTTCAAGGCGGTGCAAATCGGCGGGCCTTCGGGGGGCTGCCTGCCGGCCGATTTCCTGGATACACCGGTGGATTTCGATGCCCTGACCCGCGCCGGCGCCATGATGGGATCCGGCGGCATGGTGGTGATGGACGAGGATACCTGCATGGTGGATGTCTCGCGCTATTTTCTCGAATTCACCCAGAAGGAATCCTGCGGCAAGTGCACCTTCTGTCGTATCGGCACCCGCCACCTGCTGGATATGTTGCGGCGGCTTACCCGTGGCGAAGGCCGCGAGGGGGACATTGAGCAGCTGGAGACCCTCAGCCGGGCGATCAAAACGGGATCCCTGTGCAGCCTGGGCAAGACCGCACCCAACCCGGTGCTCACATCCCTGACTTATTTTTGTGATGAGTACGAGGCCCACATCAACGAGGGGCGCTGCCCGGGGCGCGTCTGCCGTCCGTTGATAGCGTTTTACATTGACCAGGAAAAATGTGCCATCGGCTGTGATTCATGCTTCGGCTGCTGTCCGGTGGACGCGATCTATACCACCAGCGACCGCAAAAAAGGCATCGACCAGTCCCTGTGCGTCAAATGCGGCGAGTGCATGGTGGTCTGCCCGTCGGTCTACGGAGCCGTGGTCAAGGTTTCACCGGCTCACCTGGTGCCGGTGATCGAACAGCCACCGGACCGGCTCACTTGGTACCGGCGATCGAGTGGCCGCCGGAGATGA